A section of the Nodosilinea sp. FACHB-141 genome encodes:
- a CDS encoding TonB-dependent receptor domain-containing protein, whose protein sequence is MGGRLQVNTSFNPEDTLSLLWGVDYVREDSSQRFNLFDPDEFDASGGLVFRKIGEVDFVPPYRLNDLGIFAQLQWDVVDRLTLSGGARYVNLNIDTDDYTTYDGNSVEGGTLTADDVVFNLGLAYEVVDSLTAFASFSQGFSLPDIGRVLGFAPPGFAVESDIDLTQPQKVDNYEIGLRGNWNTVQASVAAFYNYSSLGTRFAVSNSGPLQTVRSPQRVYGIEGALDWQPSDRWSFGGTAAWLEGADDADEDGDFTALDSLIIPPFKLTAYVENETLPGWRNRLQLLFSGDRDRGFNVGADSAPINSYITLDLLSGVRLRNGELTLGIQNLLNTQYYPVYSQYFAPFFDSDNRAGQGRTMSLSYRTTF, encoded by the coding sequence GTGGGGGGGCGGCTTCAGGTCAATACGTCGTTTAATCCTGAAGACACCCTGAGCTTGCTTTGGGGGGTCGATTATGTGCGAGAAGACAGTTCGCAGCGGTTTAACCTGTTTGACCCCGATGAGTTTGACGCCAGCGGCGGACTGGTTTTTCGCAAAATTGGTGAGGTTGATTTTGTCCCTCCCTACCGCTTGAACGATCTGGGCATTTTTGCTCAGCTGCAGTGGGATGTTGTCGATCGCCTCACCCTGAGCGGCGGGGCACGGTATGTCAACCTCAATATTGATACTGACGACTACACCACCTATGACGGCAATAGCGTTGAGGGCGGCACGCTGACTGCGGACGACGTAGTTTTCAATCTGGGCTTAGCCTACGAAGTTGTGGATAGCTTGACGGCATTTGCTAGCTTTTCCCAAGGCTTTTCATTGCCGGATATTGGCCGAGTGCTGGGCTTTGCCCCGCCCGGCTTTGCCGTTGAGTCTGACATTGATTTGACGCAGCCCCAAAAGGTCGATAACTACGAGATCGGCCTGCGGGGGAACTGGAACACCGTACAGGCGTCTGTAGCCGCGTTTTATAACTATTCCAGTCTGGGGACAAGATTTGCCGTATCGAATAGTGGTCCTCTGCAAACGGTGCGATCGCCCCAACGAGTCTATGGGATAGAAGGTGCCCTTGACTGGCAACCCAGCGATCGCTGGAGCTTCGGAGGAACCGCCGCATGGCTAGAGGGTGCAGATGATGCTGACGAAGACGGGGATTTCACAGCGCTTGATAGTTTGATCATTCCGCCGTTTAAGCTCACCGCCTACGTAGAAAACGAAACCCTGCCGGGCTGGCGAAACCGGTTGCAACTGCTGTTCTCTGGTGACCGCGATCGCGGCTTTAACGTCGGTGCCGATAGTGCTCCTATCAATAGCTACATCACCCTTGATCTCTTGAGTGGTGTTCGCCTTAGAAATGGCGAGCTAACGTTGGGCATTCAAAATCTGCTCAACACCCAGTATTACCCGGTATATTCTCAGTACTTTGCCCCCTTCTTTGACAGCGACAATCGAGCGGGTCAGGGCCGAACGATGAGTCTCAGTTATCGAACAACGTTTTAG
- a CDS encoding helix-turn-helix domain-containing protein, with the protein MTIILSEPPSPVAQPIPAVGSGSRSLGSFELVISAPGTKSQGCKRSLNLRHGLNLLIRDYWLEDVLIEENSPEASGRTLEFGFNLCLGDNSDRHSSLYGPNSFLQYEENRTISDTQTWPLKGRVLKIDLHLRTQPNSQSFSPDQLDVIPSEVQELIARHNDHWYQPLETIAPSIQLVLQQILNCPYTGSIQQVYLEGKALELIALQTAQWLEAGPSRLAQRLKPSDIDRIHQARDLVAQRLDDPLSLLELARAVGLNDCTLKRGFRQVLGTTVFGYLRQQRLIKARQLLQDTEMSVAEVTYQVGYSHAGHFAAAFKREFGVSPKAFKNSVL; encoded by the coding sequence ATGACCATCATCCTCTCAGAGCCGCCATCGCCAGTTGCCCAGCCCATCCCTGCCGTCGGTTCGGGCTCAAGGTCGTTGGGCAGTTTTGAGCTGGTTATCAGCGCGCCTGGCACTAAAAGTCAGGGCTGTAAGCGATCGCTCAATCTACGCCACGGCTTGAACCTACTCATCCGCGACTACTGGCTAGAGGATGTGTTGATTGAAGAAAACTCCCCTGAGGCTTCAGGGCGAACCCTGGAATTTGGCTTCAATCTGTGCCTAGGCGACAACAGCGATCGCCACAGCAGCCTCTATGGCCCCAACAGCTTTCTGCAATATGAAGAGAATCGCACGATTAGCGATACTCAGACATGGCCACTCAAGGGCAGAGTGCTAAAAATTGACCTGCATTTGAGAACCCAGCCAAATTCTCAAAGCTTTAGCCCTGATCAGCTCGACGTGATTCCATCTGAGGTGCAGGAGCTAATCGCCAGGCACAACGACCACTGGTACCAGCCGCTGGAGACGATCGCGCCTAGCATTCAACTGGTGCTCCAACAAATTCTCAACTGCCCTTATACCGGATCCATTCAGCAAGTCTATCTAGAGGGGAAAGCACTGGAGCTGATTGCCCTGCAAACGGCTCAGTGGCTAGAGGCTGGCCCCTCAAGGCTGGCCCAGCGACTAAAGCCGTCAGATATTGACCGCATTCACCAGGCCAGAGATCTCGTCGCCCAACGCCTAGACGATCCCCTGTCACTGCTGGAACTTGCCCGGGCCGTAGGTCTAAACGACTGCACCCTAAAGCGCGGCTTTCGTCAAGTGTTGGGTACGACGGTATTTGGCTATCTGCGACAGCAGCGCTTGATTAAAGCGCGGCAGCTGTTGCAAGACACCGAGATGAGCGTGGCAGAGGTCACCTATCAAGTGGGCTACAGCCATGCGGGGCACTTTGCCGCCGCCTTCAAGCGCGAGTTTGGGGTTAGCCCCAAAGCTTTCAAAAATTCCGTGCTGTGA
- a CDS encoding S1C family serine protease, which translates to MTRFFKSLAIAASLLTVALTGCGKTTALSPSQLAEQNKPGTLMIQTVHNAEFSVPDYNLNEDKMAQLFEALGKKVTSGEYTSEQQMFVAVIQTVLADPLAYFTPISERMQEQAEVSTTGSALAVTEDGYLVTNAHVVSSEQDDIKGMLADSALEEVAVSSCKSLWNELSDGYYQEAIGALMGTQEFVELCLQAHVKYFAHHMSLDAIDTKIYAAMGATARDQIVEQGQKATVKAIGEPAPGKDVAILKIEATHMPTVALGDDKALAAGDRMFILGYPGAGVIDEQEAVEASLTAGLVSARKTMADGWDILQTDAAMSSGNSGGPVFNEAGEAIGIATFAKVDPTTGSQVQGANFVIPMGVVNEFLNQANVEPAPSGVSQLYQTAVTQFERGQFKRALASFRQVSELNPSYPYVQDYLSKTQAALNNDSSGASLSTLGLGGVALLLLSGGTVVALRRGVVKLPKLTTH; encoded by the coding sequence ATGACACGCTTCTTCAAGTCTCTGGCGATCGCAGCTAGCCTGCTCACCGTTGCCCTCACTGGCTGTGGCAAAACCACCGCCCTCAGCCCCAGCCAACTGGCCGAACAAAACAAGCCCGGCACCCTGATGATTCAAACGGTTCACAATGCTGAGTTTTCGGTACCCGACTACAACCTCAACGAGGACAAAATGGCCCAGCTTTTTGAGGCTCTGGGCAAAAAAGTGACCAGCGGCGAATATACCTCTGAGCAGCAGATGTTTGTGGCGGTCATTCAAACGGTATTGGCCGATCCCCTGGCCTACTTCACCCCAATCTCAGAGCGCATGCAAGAGCAGGCCGAAGTCAGCACCACCGGCTCGGCCCTAGCGGTCACCGAAGATGGCTACTTGGTCACCAATGCCCACGTAGTCTCCTCAGAGCAAGACGATATTAAGGGAATGCTGGCCGACAGTGCCCTGGAGGAAGTAGCTGTCTCTAGCTGCAAATCGCTGTGGAATGAGCTGAGCGACGGCTACTACCAGGAGGCGATCGGTGCACTGATGGGCACCCAGGAATTTGTGGAGCTCTGTCTGCAAGCCCATGTCAAATACTTTGCCCACCACATGTCGCTCGATGCTATAGATACCAAAATTTATGCGGCGATGGGAGCCACCGCCCGCGACCAAATTGTTGAGCAGGGCCAAAAAGCGACTGTCAAAGCGATCGGCGAACCCGCCCCCGGCAAAGACGTGGCGATTCTCAAAATTGAGGCCACCCACATGCCCACTGTGGCCCTAGGAGACGATAAAGCGCTGGCGGCGGGCGATCGCATGTTCATTCTCGGCTACCCCGGCGCAGGCGTGATCGACGAGCAAGAAGCGGTCGAAGCCTCCCTCACCGCTGGGCTGGTCAGCGCCCGCAAAACCATGGCCGACGGTTGGGATATTTTACAGACCGATGCCGCCATGAGCAGCGGCAACAGCGGTGGCCCGGTGTTTAACGAAGCAGGCGAGGCGATCGGCATTGCCACCTTTGCTAAGGTTGACCCCACCACGGGCAGTCAGGTGCAGGGCGCAAACTTTGTCATTCCCATGGGCGTAGTCAACGAATTTTTGAACCAAGCCAATGTAGAACCTGCCCCTAGCGGCGTTTCTCAGCTCTACCAAACCGCCGTCACCCAGTTTGAGCGGGGTCAGTTCAAGCGTGCCCTGGCCAGCTTTCGCCAGGTCAGTGAGCTCAACCCGAGCTACCCCTACGTGCAGGACTACCTAAGCAAAACCCAGGCCGCCCTTAACAATGATTCATCGGGGGCATCACTTAGCACCTTGGGCCTTGGGGGTGTTGCCCTACTGCTGTTGTCGGGGGGCACAGTTGTAGCTCTGCGCCGGGGCGTCGTGAAGCTGCCTAAGCTCACTACCCACTGA
- a CDS encoding iron-siderophore ABC transporter substrate-binding protein has translation MIAHDAGQTEICGQPLTIVALSPYILDMMLALGVEPAGYAAADVTKDLLRRPKFDNPEQQIPYLGSRLNNQLVNLGDRHSPSLEAIAQMQPDLILGEGWQGTQGKYDLLSKIAPTVLVDDTKNGWQHSIEIVSKTLDKPEQLQQIKADYDAKVSAARTQLASVASKYSRVLMISSGSLSQAIYSYNDTVFSRLIEELNFQLVDIESVLSDNPTISFEVLPQLDTDIAIVIAWDDAAKSDTQGWKKLQQEWNSVPLLSQMPVSQAGRVFFLDARLSTIRGPVAAAAVLDSYLSFLTPLN, from the coding sequence ATGATTGCCCATGACGCTGGGCAGACAGAGATTTGCGGACAGCCTCTTACCATCGTTGCCCTCAGCCCCTACATTTTGGATATGATGCTGGCTCTAGGAGTAGAGCCAGCCGGATATGCTGCGGCTGATGTGACCAAAGACTTATTGCGGCGACCTAAATTTGACAACCCTGAGCAACAAATTCCTTATTTGGGAAGTCGATTAAATAACCAGCTGGTTAACCTGGGCGATCGCCACAGCCCCTCTCTAGAGGCGATCGCTCAAATGCAGCCAGATTTGATTTTAGGTGAGGGCTGGCAGGGTACCCAAGGCAAGTATGATCTATTATCTAAAATTGCGCCGACGGTGTTGGTTGATGATACCAAGAACGGTTGGCAGCACAGTATTGAGATTGTCAGCAAAACCCTAGATAAACCTGAGCAACTACAGCAGATAAAGGCTGACTATGATGCCAAAGTTTCAGCCGCCCGCACTCAATTAGCCTCAGTTGCAAGCAAGTATTCTCGGGTATTAATGATTAGTTCTGGAAGTTTATCTCAGGCAATTTATTCTTACAACGATACCGTATTTTCAAGATTGATTGAGGAACTGAATTTTCAGCTTGTAGACATAGAATCAGTTCTCTCTGACAACCCTACGATTTCGTTTGAAGTTTTGCCTCAACTAGACACTGATATTGCTATTGTTATTGCTTGGGATGATGCCGCAAAGAGCGACACTCAGGGATGGAAAAAACTACAGCAAGAGTGGAACAGCGTTCCTCTGTTAAGTCAGATGCCGGTGTCTCAAGCAGGGCGAGTCTTTTTTTTAGATGCGCGTTTATCCACGATTCGAGGCCCTGTGGCAGCAGCGGCTGTTTTGGATAGTTATCTTAGTTTTTTGACCCCTCTTAATTAG
- a CDS encoding CHAT domain-containing protein, with the protein MHRLPGFSLLASACLLGAIAPSAPSMYPSTAVSPPNPVLETQRGQSTNYSMVGDPTTADSDSWQLEPRILALSAHTIEEGVELAQLQAQPALTATETRRRDHLLSRQDELRAEFRQFRDRPEVQAAIAQLRDTTNGQTIEIDHFNTLQSSLINLDTNAVLLYPLILPDRLELILITPYGAPIRRPVLVSATDLNRTIAELGQALQNPHLDATAPAQQLYRWLIADLENDLTAAQAETILYAPNGALRYIPLASLHDGQQWLAERFAVSHITAASLVNFTARPSYHPDRLKLLAAACVQCNFELNGFRFADLPSAGVEVKTLAAQIPNTELRLNTNFSASALRTLMGDYPIVHLATHAKFVPGRASESFIVTGDGSAVSLRDIASWNLPNTDLVVLSACETAVGETQLGSGVEILGFGYQMQTAGAKAAIASLWQVSDGGTQVLMNAFYTGLQVGYTKAEALQLAQQTLIDGDFTIARTGDRADINLVTARSDLPRAVSDNLSHPYYWAPFILIGNGL; encoded by the coding sequence ATGCACCGTTTACCTGGGTTTAGTTTGTTGGCTTCTGCCTGCCTGCTAGGGGCGATCGCCCCTAGCGCACCCTCTATGTACCCTAGCACCGCCGTATCACCCCCCAACCCAGTACTTGAAACCCAGCGGGGGCAGAGCACTAACTACTCAATGGTTGGTGATCCAACCACCGCCGATAGCGACTCTTGGCAGCTTGAGCCGCGCATTCTCGCTCTCTCCGCCCACACCATTGAGGAAGGGGTTGAGCTAGCCCAGCTCCAAGCCCAACCCGCCCTAACGGCGACAGAAACTCGGCGGCGCGACCATTTGCTGTCCCGCCAGGATGAGCTGCGGGCAGAGTTTCGGCAGTTTCGCGATCGCCCGGAGGTACAGGCGGCGATCGCCCAGTTGCGCGACACCACCAACGGTCAAACCATTGAGATTGACCACTTCAATACCCTGCAAAGTAGCTTGATTAACCTCGACACCAACGCTGTGCTGCTCTACCCGCTGATTTTGCCCGATCGCCTGGAGTTGATATTGATTACCCCCTACGGTGCGCCAATTCGGCGGCCCGTGTTGGTCAGCGCCACTGACCTAAACCGCACCATCGCCGAGCTAGGGCAGGCCCTCCAAAATCCGCATCTCGATGCTACCGCTCCAGCCCAGCAGCTCTACCGATGGCTCATTGCCGACCTCGAAAACGATCTGACTGCCGCCCAGGCCGAGACCATTCTCTACGCCCCGAACGGGGCACTGCGCTATATTCCCCTAGCGTCACTGCACGACGGGCAGCAGTGGTTAGCCGAGCGCTTCGCCGTGAGTCACATTACCGCCGCCTCGCTAGTCAACTTTACTGCCCGACCTAGCTACCACCCCGATCGCCTCAAATTACTGGCCGCTGCATGTGTGCAGTGCAATTTTGAACTCAACGGCTTTCGCTTTGCTGACCTGCCCAGCGCTGGGGTCGAGGTCAAAACCCTGGCAGCACAGATTCCTAATACCGAACTGCGGCTGAACACCAACTTTAGCGCCAGTGCCCTGCGAACCTTGATGGGCGACTACCCGATTGTGCACTTGGCCACCCATGCCAAGTTTGTGCCGGGTCGCGCCAGTGAGTCATTTATTGTCACTGGGGACGGCAGCGCTGTTTCACTACGCGACATTGCGTCATGGAACCTGCCCAATACTGATCTGGTGGTGCTGAGCGCCTGCGAAACCGCTGTGGGCGAAACCCAGCTGGGCAGCGGAGTCGAGATCTTAGGCTTTGGCTACCAGATGCAGACTGCCGGGGCTAAAGCGGCGATCGCATCGCTCTGGCAGGTCAGCGACGGCGGCACCCAGGTCTTAATGAATGCCTTCTACACCGGTTTACAGGTGGGCTACACCAAAGCCGAAGCGCTGCAACTGGCCCAGCAGACGCTGATCGACGGCGATTTTACTATTGCAAGAACGGGCGATCGCGCTGACATCAATCTCGTTACAGCCCGTAGCGATCTGCCTCGCGCCGTCAGCGATAACCTTAGTCATCCCTACTACTGGGCACCCTTCATTCTCATCGGCAATGGGCTGTAG
- a CDS encoding ABC transporter ATP-binding protein, with translation MGAAAQGYRTILATYLKPQRGRFWGLAIALLGGIGLQLLNPQILRYFIDTAIAGRQQRSLVLAAGAFMAIAILQQGLAIATTYFSETIAWRATNTLRLDLARHAMDLDLAFHKAHTPGELVERVDGDVDALSRFFSQFVLQVVGNGLLVVGVLFMVWREDWRAGVTLSLFALVAFGVLGSLQTLAVGPWGTYRQISAEFYGFVAEHLSGLEDIRANGAVGYVMDRFYKILRRWLAAFHQARFTSTLLWGSTVGLFTVGNAIALAVGAYLWSQSAITIGTVYLLFYYATLLQDPIERIREELEQLQQAQASIQRIQDLLGHQTQVSPGGQGVLPTGALSVELEEVWFGYEEVGEWERGRVGEWMGERVDGWASGSIDESTTETDKADKPHPPIYPSTRLPTYSLTHPPTYPPTLQSLTLHLPAGQTLGLLGKTGSGKSTLARLLLRLYDIQRGQICLGGVNIAQVPLRELPHHVGFVTQDVQLFQTSVRNNLTFFNAHIGDRAILQTLEDLGLMPWLEALPQGLDTELGADSGGLSAGQAQLLAFARVFLKDPGLVVLDEASSRLDPLTEQLIERAVDRLLVNRTGIIIAHRLKTVERADQILILEQGQAVEYGDRITLAQDPNSRFAQLLRLGTVAGSI, from the coding sequence ATGGGAGCAGCAGCACAGGGGTATCGAACGATTTTGGCGACTTATCTAAAACCGCAGCGGGGTCGGTTTTGGGGGTTGGCAATCGCCCTGCTGGGGGGGATTGGCTTGCAGCTGCTAAACCCCCAGATTTTGCGCTACTTCATCGATACTGCGATCGCGGGTAGGCAGCAGCGATCGCTAGTGTTGGCGGCGGGGGCGTTTATGGCGATCGCAATTTTGCAGCAGGGGCTAGCGATCGCCACTACCTACTTCAGCGAAACCATTGCGTGGCGGGCTACGAATACCCTACGCCTTGATCTGGCCCGCCACGCAATGGACCTTGACCTGGCTTTTCACAAAGCCCACACCCCCGGCGAACTAGTGGAGCGGGTCGATGGTGATGTGGATGCTCTCTCCCGGTTTTTCTCGCAGTTTGTGTTGCAAGTGGTGGGCAACGGCCTGCTGGTAGTCGGCGTCTTATTTATGGTGTGGCGCGAAGACTGGCGCGCCGGGGTGACCCTGAGCCTGTTTGCCCTGGTGGCTTTTGGCGTGTTGGGCAGTCTGCAAACCCTGGCCGTGGGCCCCTGGGGCACCTACCGCCAGATCAGCGCCGAATTTTATGGCTTTGTGGCCGAGCATCTCAGCGGACTTGAGGATATCCGCGCCAATGGGGCCGTCGGCTATGTGATGGATCGGTTTTACAAAATTCTGCGGCGGTGGCTGGCGGCCTTTCACCAGGCTCGCTTCACCAGCACTCTGCTGTGGGGCAGCACAGTGGGGCTGTTTACTGTAGGGAATGCGATCGCCCTGGCTGTCGGTGCCTACCTCTGGAGTCAATCCGCCATTACCATCGGCACCGTTTACCTGCTGTTCTACTACGCCACCCTGCTGCAAGACCCCATTGAGCGTATCCGCGAAGAACTAGAACAGCTCCAGCAAGCCCAAGCCAGCATCCAGCGCATTCAGGATTTATTGGGGCACCAGACTCAGGTGAGCCCCGGTGGTCAAGGCGTTTTACCTACTGGTGCACTATCGGTGGAGCTTGAGGAGGTTTGGTTTGGGTATGAAGAGGTAGGCGAGTGGGAGAGGGGAAGGGTGGGAGAGTGGATGGGTGAGAGAGTGGATGGGTGGGCAAGTGGGAGTATTGATGAATCAACAACCGAAACCGACAAAGCAGATAAACCTCATCCACCCATCTACCCATCCACCCGCCTACCCACCTACTCGCTTACCCACCCACCCACCTACCCGCCCACCCTCCAATCCCTTACCCTCCACCTACCCGCCGGTCAAACCCTAGGGCTCTTGGGCAAGACGGGCAGTGGCAAGAGCACTCTGGCGCGGTTGCTGCTGCGGCTGTACGACATTCAGCGGGGGCAGATTTGTCTGGGAGGGGTGAATATCGCTCAGGTGCCGCTGCGGGAGTTGCCGCACCACGTGGGGTTCGTGACTCAGGATGTGCAGTTATTTCAGACTTCAGTGCGCAATAATCTGACGTTTTTTAACGCGCACATTGGCGATCGCGCCATTCTGCAAACCTTAGAAGATCTGGGCCTAATGCCCTGGCTGGAGGCACTACCGCAGGGGCTGGATACAGAACTGGGGGCCGACAGCGGCGGGCTGTCGGCGGGGCAGGCGCAGCTGTTGGCCTTTGCGCGGGTGTTTCTCAAAGATCCGGGGCTGGTGGTGCTAGATGAGGCGTCGTCGCGGCTCGATCCGCTGACGGAGCAGCTGATTGAGCGGGCGGTGGATCGGCTGTTGGTGAACCGCACAGGGATTATCATCGCTCACCGGCTCAAGACCGTGGAGCGGGCTGACCAGATTTTAATTTTAGAGCAGGGGCAGGCGGTGGAGTACGGCGATCGCATCACCCTAGCCCAAGACCCTAACTCTCGTTTTGCCCAGCTGCTCAGATTAGGAACTGTTGCTGGATCGATATAG
- a CDS encoding TonB-dependent receptor plug domain-containing protein, with protein MAQQRMGWSVWVGVMGAIAALAQPLVAQANGGNVGEWASGRVGEVDEWMGGRVDELEQPTLLSTPLLIHPSTLDPAAAVDEGMTQIAQATVQITGVRVESTEAGLQVVLETAAGELSAPATRSLGNALIIDIPNAVLALPDGGEFQQASSTAGIAFISVTGLPDNQVRVSITGNDAPPSVEVSPAAQGLTLAVTLGLATEAEAPEEAIQLVVTATRTEEELQNVPRSVTVITQEDIEQQTRFSQDMGDILSQLVPGFSAPTSRTNTFGQTLRGREISVLIDGIPQNSNLGSVPAALTTIDPRSVERIEVVRGPNAIYGGQATGGSINIITRQPDASPVSQTIDIGGSAAFSEAFLTGDGFGYNALYSVSAATETASLLGSLSYTSRGVYYDAEGDRIPSDLTDAETDEVNLLIRLGGELSPTQRLNFTFNHFSQIQNVSYISDPEVDNIAGVQKARAIELPAGTQIIDAPNEASLETTNLTLQYFHDDLLNSEVSGQVFFRNYEFVGGLPTDLREFFGIISQSPGSTQQWGGGFRSIRRLILKTP; from the coding sequence ATGGCTCAGCAGCGGATGGGATGGAGCGTGTGGGTTGGCGTGATGGGGGCGATCGCGGCCCTGGCTCAACCGCTGGTGGCCCAGGCGAACGGTGGGAATGTGGGTGAGTGGGCGAGTGGGCGAGTGGGGGAAGTGGATGAGTGGATGGGTGGGCGGGTGGATGAGTTGGAACAACCCACGCTCCTATCTACCCCGCTACTTATCCACCCATCTACCCTCGATCCTGCCGCCGCCGTAGACGAAGGGATGACCCAGATCGCCCAGGCCACGGTGCAAATTACGGGAGTGCGGGTAGAGTCTACCGAGGCAGGGTTGCAGGTGGTGCTGGAAACCGCGGCGGGTGAGCTGTCGGCACCAGCCACGCGATCGCTGGGTAACGCCCTGATTATCGATATTCCTAACGCGGTGCTAGCTCTGCCTGATGGGGGCGAGTTTCAGCAGGCTAGCTCAACGGCGGGTATTGCTTTTATCAGCGTCACGGGTTTGCCAGACAATCAGGTGCGAGTTTCCATTACTGGTAACGATGCCCCGCCCAGTGTAGAGGTTAGCCCGGCTGCCCAGGGCTTAACTCTGGCCGTAACCCTTGGGTTGGCAACCGAGGCGGAAGCGCCCGAGGAAGCCATTCAGCTTGTGGTCACTGCGACTCGAACCGAAGAAGAACTACAAAATGTTCCTCGCTCCGTCACGGTGATTACTCAGGAAGACATTGAGCAACAAACCCGGTTCAGCCAGGACATGGGGGATATTTTGTCTCAGCTCGTCCCTGGCTTTAGTGCCCCCACCAGCCGCACCAATACCTTTGGGCAAACCCTGCGGGGACGCGAAATTTCGGTGTTGATCGATGGCATTCCCCAAAACAGCAACCTGGGCTCTGTCCCCGCTGCGCTGACCACGATTGATCCGCGCTCGGTTGAACGGATTGAAGTGGTCCGTGGCCCCAATGCGATCTATGGCGGGCAGGCCACGGGGGGTTCAATCAACATCATCACGCGGCAACCGGATGCGAGTCCCGTGAGCCAAACGATTGATATCGGTGGCAGTGCCGCCTTCAGCGAGGCCTTTCTGACTGGGGATGGCTTTGGCTATAACGCGCTCTATTCAGTATCAGCAGCGACGGAGACGGCCAGCCTCTTGGGCAGTCTGTCTTACACCTCGCGTGGAGTGTATTACGACGCGGAGGGCGATCGCATCCCCAGCGACCTAACCGACGCCGAGACAGACGAGGTGAACCTGTTGATTCGGCTAGGGGGAGAACTCAGCCCCACGCAGCGGTTGAATTTCACCTTTAACCACTTCAGCCAAATTCAGAACGTCTCCTATATCAGTGACCCTGAGGTAGACAATATTGCGGGGGTGCAGAAAGCCCGAGCTATTGAACTACCGGCAGGCACTCAAATTATTGATGCCCCCAATGAGGCCTCTCTAGAAACCACGAACCTCACCCTCCAGTACTTCCATGATGACTTGCTCAACAGTGAGGTTTCGGGGCAGGTGTTTTTCCGCAACTATGAGTTTGTGGGCGGACTGCCCACCGATCTGCGGGAGTTTTTTGGCATTATCTCCCAATCCCCTGGGAGCACTCAGCAGTGGGGGGGCGGCTTCAGGTCAATACGTCGTTTAATCCTGAAGACACCCTGA